The Hemibagrus wyckioides isolate EC202008001 linkage group LG25, SWU_Hwy_1.0, whole genome shotgun sequence genome has a segment encoding these proteins:
- the slc22a2 gene encoding solute carrier family 22 member 2 isoform X2, producing MTTFDDILEEAGKFGWFQKRIFSLMCLVSVPFAGVYVGIVFLGFSPEHWCRNPAVKQVQMQCDWNLEKVLNFTVPFQNTSAGPVRSQCERFVVEWNVTELSCDDLDGEITLAELAVMPTTVCKDAWDYDYEGRESFVTEFNMVCEDAWLLDMCQAALSVGFLVGSIAIGYLADRFGRKTTFLMSCVLNTVTGILVAVSPNYISLLVFRALYGFGTKGGWMVAFVLITELVGVEYRRPVAVYFQMFFSIGILILPLVAYLISDWRWLQVAITAPYLCFLAYYWFIPESPRWLLSQNNTKKAVEITKKMAKVNKKTLSKNIETLKDDCTDTAVASFMDLIRTPKMRKHTFILSYNWFTSAVVYQGLIMRLGILGGNVYVDFLISGIVEFPAAILILFTIDRIGRRLPFATANIVAGAACLITAFIPESLFWLKTAVACVGRLGITMAFEMVVFVNTELYPTFIRNLGFSVCSTLCDIGGIVAPFMLYRLAVIWLELPLIIFGILALIAGGSVLLLPETRGVPLPETIDDIEHPHKNKENTMKTHQLENLLHPEVTNNKETTTV from the exons ATGACCACCTTCGACGACATCCTCGAAGAAGCCGGTAAATTCGGCTGGTTCCAGAAGCGAATCTTCTCCTTGATGTGTCTCGTCTCGGTGCCTTTTGCTGGAGTTTATGTAGGCATCGTGTTTCTGGGCTTCTCCCCCGAGCACTGGTGCCGTAACCCTGCGGTGAAGCAGGTCCAGATGCAATGTGACTGGAACTTAGAAAAGGTGCTTAACTTCACAGTGCCTTTTCAGAACACATCTGCCGGACCGGTGCGCAGTCAGTGTGAGAGGTTTGTCGTGGAGTGGAACGTCACCGAGCTCAGCTGCGATGACCTGGATGGTGAGATCACCCTGGCAGAGCTCGCTGTGATGCCCACCACCGTCTGCAAGGACGCCTGGGACTACGATTACGAGGGAAGAGAGTCCTTCGTCACCGAG TTTAACATGGTGTGTGAGGACGCTTGGTTATTAGACATGTGCCAGGCGGCGCTCTCAGTTGGATTTTTAGTAGGCAGCATCGCCATTGGATACCTCGCTGACAG ATTTGGACGAAAAACAACTTTCCTGATGTCCTGTGTGCTGAATACAGTCACAGGGATTCTAGTAGCAGTGTCTCCTAATTACATCTCCCTGCTGGTCTTCAGAGCGCTGTACGGTTTTGGGACtaagggtggatggatggtaGCGTTTGTTCTGA TTACAGAGCTGGTGGGAGTGGAGTACCGGAGACCAGTAGCTGTGTACTTTCAGATGTTCTTCAGCATCGGTATCCTCATCCTGCCCCTCGTAGCCTACCTCATCAGTGACTGGCGCTGGCTGCAGGTGGCCATTACAGCTCCATACCTCTGCTTCCTGGCTTACTACTG GTTCATTCCTGAGTCTCCGAGGTGGCTTCTTTCCCAGAACAACACCAAAAAAGCTGTGGAGATTACTAAGAAAATGGCCAAAGTGAACAAAAAGACGTTGTCCAAAAACATCGAG ACACTTAAAGACGATTGCACAGACACTGCTGTTGCCTCGTTCATGGACTTAATCCGGACCCCCAAGATGAGAAAGCACACCTTCATCCTCAGCTACAACTG GTTCACTAGTGCTGTGGTGTATCAGGGCCTGATCATGCGCCTGGGGATCCTGGGTGGAAATGTCTACGTTGACTTCCTCATCTCTGGCATAGTGGAGTTCCCTGCTgccatcctcatcctcttcacCATCGACCGCATCGGCCGGCGGCTGCCGTTTGCAACAGCTAATATTGTCGCCGGAGCCGCCTGCCTTATAACGGCTTTCATTCCAGAGA GTTTGTTCTGGCTGAAAACCGCTGTGGCGTGCGTCGGGAGACTGGGAATCACTATGGCTTTTGAAATGGTGGTGTTCGTGAACACTGAGCTGTACCCCACCTTCATCAG GAACTTGGGTTTTTCCGTGTGCTCCACTTTATGCGATATCGGAGGGATCGTAGCTCCGTTCATGCTCTACAGACTTGCGGTCATCTGGCTGGAGCTGCCACTTATCATTTTCG GAATCCTGGCACTGATTGCTGGTGGTTCAGTGCTGCTGCTTCCTGAAACCAGAGGTGTACCACTTCCTGAAACCATTGATGACATTGAACACCCACACAa AAATAAAGAGAACACGATGAAAACTCATCAGCTGGAGAATCTGCTGCACCCAGAAGTGACAAATAATAAAGAAACCACGACAGTATGA
- the slc22a2 gene encoding solute carrier family 22 member 2 isoform X1 — MTTFDDILEEAGKFGWFQKRIFSLMCLVSVPFAGVYVGIVFLGFSPEHWCRNPAVKQVQMQCDWNLEKVLNFTVPFQNTSAGPVRSQCERFVVEWNVTELSCDDLDGEITLAELAVMPTTVCKDAWDYDYEGRESFVTEFNMVCEDAWLLDMCQAALSVGFLVGSIAIGYLADRWDCFVSDATRYLIRFGRKTTFLMSCVLNTVTGILVAVSPNYISLLVFRALYGFGTKGGWMVAFVLITELVGVEYRRPVAVYFQMFFSIGILILPLVAYLISDWRWLQVAITAPYLCFLAYYWFIPESPRWLLSQNNTKKAVEITKKMAKVNKKTLSKNIETLKDDCTDTAVASFMDLIRTPKMRKHTFILSYNWFTSAVVYQGLIMRLGILGGNVYVDFLISGIVEFPAAILILFTIDRIGRRLPFATANIVAGAACLITAFIPESLFWLKTAVACVGRLGITMAFEMVVFVNTELYPTFIRNLGFSVCSTLCDIGGIVAPFMLYRLAVIWLELPLIIFGILALIAGGSVLLLPETRGVPLPETIDDIEHPHKNKENTMKTHQLENLLHPEVTNNKETTTV; from the exons ATGACCACCTTCGACGACATCCTCGAAGAAGCCGGTAAATTCGGCTGGTTCCAGAAGCGAATCTTCTCCTTGATGTGTCTCGTCTCGGTGCCTTTTGCTGGAGTTTATGTAGGCATCGTGTTTCTGGGCTTCTCCCCCGAGCACTGGTGCCGTAACCCTGCGGTGAAGCAGGTCCAGATGCAATGTGACTGGAACTTAGAAAAGGTGCTTAACTTCACAGTGCCTTTTCAGAACACATCTGCCGGACCGGTGCGCAGTCAGTGTGAGAGGTTTGTCGTGGAGTGGAACGTCACCGAGCTCAGCTGCGATGACCTGGATGGTGAGATCACCCTGGCAGAGCTCGCTGTGATGCCCACCACCGTCTGCAAGGACGCCTGGGACTACGATTACGAGGGAAGAGAGTCCTTCGTCACCGAG TTTAACATGGTGTGTGAGGACGCTTGGTTATTAGACATGTGCCAGGCGGCGCTCTCAGTTGGATTTTTAGTAGGCAGCATCGCCATTGGATACCTCGCTGACAG GTGGGATTGTTTTGTTAGCGATGCAACACGTTACCTAATTCG ATTTGGACGAAAAACAACTTTCCTGATGTCCTGTGTGCTGAATACAGTCACAGGGATTCTAGTAGCAGTGTCTCCTAATTACATCTCCCTGCTGGTCTTCAGAGCGCTGTACGGTTTTGGGACtaagggtggatggatggtaGCGTTTGTTCTGA TTACAGAGCTGGTGGGAGTGGAGTACCGGAGACCAGTAGCTGTGTACTTTCAGATGTTCTTCAGCATCGGTATCCTCATCCTGCCCCTCGTAGCCTACCTCATCAGTGACTGGCGCTGGCTGCAGGTGGCCATTACAGCTCCATACCTCTGCTTCCTGGCTTACTACTG GTTCATTCCTGAGTCTCCGAGGTGGCTTCTTTCCCAGAACAACACCAAAAAAGCTGTGGAGATTACTAAGAAAATGGCCAAAGTGAACAAAAAGACGTTGTCCAAAAACATCGAG ACACTTAAAGACGATTGCACAGACACTGCTGTTGCCTCGTTCATGGACTTAATCCGGACCCCCAAGATGAGAAAGCACACCTTCATCCTCAGCTACAACTG GTTCACTAGTGCTGTGGTGTATCAGGGCCTGATCATGCGCCTGGGGATCCTGGGTGGAAATGTCTACGTTGACTTCCTCATCTCTGGCATAGTGGAGTTCCCTGCTgccatcctcatcctcttcacCATCGACCGCATCGGCCGGCGGCTGCCGTTTGCAACAGCTAATATTGTCGCCGGAGCCGCCTGCCTTATAACGGCTTTCATTCCAGAGA GTTTGTTCTGGCTGAAAACCGCTGTGGCGTGCGTCGGGAGACTGGGAATCACTATGGCTTTTGAAATGGTGGTGTTCGTGAACACTGAGCTGTACCCCACCTTCATCAG GAACTTGGGTTTTTCCGTGTGCTCCACTTTATGCGATATCGGAGGGATCGTAGCTCCGTTCATGCTCTACAGACTTGCGGTCATCTGGCTGGAGCTGCCACTTATCATTTTCG GAATCCTGGCACTGATTGCTGGTGGTTCAGTGCTGCTGCTTCCTGAAACCAGAGGTGTACCACTTCCTGAAACCATTGATGACATTGAACACCCACACAa AAATAAAGAGAACACGATGAAAACTCATCAGCTGGAGAATCTGCTGCACCCAGAAGTGACAAATAATAAAGAAACCACGACAGTATGA
- the slc22a2 gene encoding solute carrier family 22 member 2 isoform X3, which translates to MTTFDDILEEAGKFGWFQKRIFSLMCLVSVPFAGVYVGIVFLGFSPEHWCRNPAVKQVQMQCDWNLEKVLNFTVPFQNTSAGPVRSQCERFVVEWNVTELSCDDLDGEITLAELAVMPTTVCKDAWDYDYEGRESFVTEFNMVCEDAWLLDMCQAALSVGFLVGSIAIGYLADRWDCFVSDATRYLIRFGRKTTFLMSCVLNTVTGILVAVSPNYISLLVFRALYGFGTKGGWMVAFVLITELVGVEYRRPVAVYFQMFFSIGILILPLVAYLISDWRWLQVAITAPYLCFLAYYWFIPESPRWLLSQNNTKKAVEITKKMAKVNKKTLSKNIETLKDDCTDTAVASFMDLIRTPKMRKHTFILSYNWFTSAVVYQGLIMRLGILGGNVYVDFLISGIVEFPAAILILFTIDRIGRRLPFATANIVAGAACLITAFIPESLFWLKTAVACVGRLGITMAFEMVVFVNTELYPTFIRNPGTDCWWFSAAAS; encoded by the exons ATGACCACCTTCGACGACATCCTCGAAGAAGCCGGTAAATTCGGCTGGTTCCAGAAGCGAATCTTCTCCTTGATGTGTCTCGTCTCGGTGCCTTTTGCTGGAGTTTATGTAGGCATCGTGTTTCTGGGCTTCTCCCCCGAGCACTGGTGCCGTAACCCTGCGGTGAAGCAGGTCCAGATGCAATGTGACTGGAACTTAGAAAAGGTGCTTAACTTCACAGTGCCTTTTCAGAACACATCTGCCGGACCGGTGCGCAGTCAGTGTGAGAGGTTTGTCGTGGAGTGGAACGTCACCGAGCTCAGCTGCGATGACCTGGATGGTGAGATCACCCTGGCAGAGCTCGCTGTGATGCCCACCACCGTCTGCAAGGACGCCTGGGACTACGATTACGAGGGAAGAGAGTCCTTCGTCACCGAG TTTAACATGGTGTGTGAGGACGCTTGGTTATTAGACATGTGCCAGGCGGCGCTCTCAGTTGGATTTTTAGTAGGCAGCATCGCCATTGGATACCTCGCTGACAG GTGGGATTGTTTTGTTAGCGATGCAACACGTTACCTAATTCG ATTTGGACGAAAAACAACTTTCCTGATGTCCTGTGTGCTGAATACAGTCACAGGGATTCTAGTAGCAGTGTCTCCTAATTACATCTCCCTGCTGGTCTTCAGAGCGCTGTACGGTTTTGGGACtaagggtggatggatggtaGCGTTTGTTCTGA TTACAGAGCTGGTGGGAGTGGAGTACCGGAGACCAGTAGCTGTGTACTTTCAGATGTTCTTCAGCATCGGTATCCTCATCCTGCCCCTCGTAGCCTACCTCATCAGTGACTGGCGCTGGCTGCAGGTGGCCATTACAGCTCCATACCTCTGCTTCCTGGCTTACTACTG GTTCATTCCTGAGTCTCCGAGGTGGCTTCTTTCCCAGAACAACACCAAAAAAGCTGTGGAGATTACTAAGAAAATGGCCAAAGTGAACAAAAAGACGTTGTCCAAAAACATCGAG ACACTTAAAGACGATTGCACAGACACTGCTGTTGCCTCGTTCATGGACTTAATCCGGACCCCCAAGATGAGAAAGCACACCTTCATCCTCAGCTACAACTG GTTCACTAGTGCTGTGGTGTATCAGGGCCTGATCATGCGCCTGGGGATCCTGGGTGGAAATGTCTACGTTGACTTCCTCATCTCTGGCATAGTGGAGTTCCCTGCTgccatcctcatcctcttcacCATCGACCGCATCGGCCGGCGGCTGCCGTTTGCAACAGCTAATATTGTCGCCGGAGCCGCCTGCCTTATAACGGCTTTCATTCCAGAGA GTTTGTTCTGGCTGAAAACCGCTGTGGCGTGCGTCGGGAGACTGGGAATCACTATGGCTTTTGAAATGGTGGTGTTCGTGAACACTGAGCTGTACCCCACCTTCATCAG GAATCCTGGCACTGATTGCTGGTGGTTCAGTGCTGCTGCTTCCTGA